Within the Mumia flava genome, the region GTGCTCGGAGGCGAGCTGACGAGCAGTACGTTCGCGGAGTTCCAGGCGTCGGACGATCCGGCCGAGGCCGACAAGATCATGCACTCCCAGCTCGAGACCGAGGCCGGCTTCACCCTCATGGCCGCCGACACCCCCAGCTCCATGCCGTACGAGGTGGGCAACAACTTCTCGGTGTCGCTCAGCGGGGACGCCGGCGACAGCGAGATGCTGCACCGCTACTGGGACGGCCTCGTCGACGGCGGAGCCGCGACGATGCCGCTCGCGGTGGCGCCGTGGGGTGACGAGTTCGGCATGCTCACGGACAAGTTCGGCGTGGCGTGGATGGTGAACATCGCCGGGCCTGCCTGACCCTCGGCCCGGCGACGGTGTGGGCACGCCCGTCAGAATGGGCCCCATGAAGATCGCGTCCGAGGTCGCCGAGGCCCTCTCCCAGCACCGTCCCGTCGTCGCGCTCGAGTCGACGATCATCTCGCACGGACTGCCCCGCCCACGCAACCTCGATGCCGCGCGCGACTTCGAGGCGATCCTGCGCGAGCGCGACGTGGTCCCGGCGACGATCGCCGTGGTCGACGGTGAGCCGCACATCGGGCTCGACGCGTCGGCGCTCGAACGGATCGCGTTGGACGAGTCGGTCGCGAAGGTCAGCGTGCGGGACCTCCCGGTCGCGATGGCGACGGGCCGGTCGGGCGCGACCACGGTCGCATCGACCGCGTACCTCGCGGCGAAGGCCGGGATCCGGGTCTTCTCCACCGGCGGGCTCGGCGGCGTCCACCGTGGCGCCGAGCGGACGTTCGACGAGTCGGCCGACCTTCCCGTGCTGGCGCGGACGCCGATCACGGTGGTCTCCGCCGGAGTGAAGTCGATCCTCGACATCCCGGCGACGCTCGAGCGGCTGGAGACGTTGAGCATCACGGTGCTCGGATACCGCACCGACGAGTTCCCGAGCTTCTGGCTGACGAGCTCCGGCGAGCAGCTCGACTGGTCGGTGCCCGACGCCGCGACGGTCGCCGGCGTGATGGCGGCCAACGACGAGCTCGGCCGGGACGGCGCCGTCCTGGTCGCGAACCCGCTCCCGCTCGCCGATCAGCTCGACCCGCAGGTCCACGACAGCGCGCTCGCGCAGGCGCTGGGCGAGGTCGAGCGCGACGGGATCTCGGGCAAGGACGTCAGCCCGTACCTCCTCGCCCGGATCGTCGAGCTGACCCAGGGGAGCAGCCTCGAGGTCAACCTCGAGATCGCCGCGAACAACATCCGGGTCGGCGCGCAGATCGCCACCGCCTGGTCGGCGCGCAGGTGACCCCGGGGCGAATAACCAGGTGACCGCAGCGGCGCCGGCCCGTACGGTCGGGGCATGAGCACGATCATGGCGGTGCGCCGTGCCCGCCGGCAGCCGGCGGAGCTGGGGGTGGCACGCCCTCGCTGATCCGTTCGCGGCCGCGCTGGTCGCGGACGCGGACGTACGGCCCGGTCAGCTCGTCGTGGACCTCGGGGCCGGCGACGGAGCGATCACCCGGCACCTGGTCGACGCCGGTGCGCGGGTGCTCGCGGTCGAGAAGCACCCTCGTCGGGCGGCGGCCCTGCGGGAGCGGTTCGACGGGAGCGGGGTCACGGTCGTCCCGGCGGATCTGCGCGACCTGCGCCTGCCGCGTCGCCCCTTCCGCGTCGTCGCGAACCCGCCGTTCTCGCTGACGTCGGCGTCGCTGCGCCTGCTGCTCGCTCCCGGGTCGGCGCTGGTCGGTGCGCACCTGGTGCTGCAGAGGCAGGCCGCGAGGACGATCGTGGAGCGCGGGGTCGCCGTCCGGCGAGCCGGTCGGTGGCGCTTCGAGCTCGGTCGGACGCTGCCGCGGCGTGCCTTCACCCCGCGCCCACGGGTGGACACGGTCGTGCTGGTGGTGCGCCGACGGTAGGGCCCGGACGCACAGAGACTCCCCGCCGGGACGGCGGTCGGAGCCGTCCCGAGCGGGGAGTCGTGAAGCCGCGCGCGCGTCTCATCGGCGCGAGGCACCGGCGAGACCGGACGTGCCGCGTGGCTCGAGCCGGTCGGCCAGGGCACGCAGCCGTGCCGCGGTGCGCTGGCGGAGGCGGCGACGCGGCCGGCCGTGCCGGCCCAGCCGGCGCCGCTCGAGCCGACGCTCGACCTCGCGGGTGCGGTAGTCGTACAGCAGGAGATGGGTGTGCTCGTTCATGGCGTGTCCTCGTGGTCCGGAACGATCCGGCGCGCCAGGCGACGCACCGGCAGGTCGGTGAGTGGAGGGAGCGCCGGGCGGACAGCCCGGCGGTCGTGGCGGCCCCGAGGGCCGCGGCGTCAGGACGCGGCGACGAAGTCGGCCGTACGACGTCCCGCGGTGGCGCGAGCGCACCACAGAAGTCGCGGCGAGGAACCCGCGGCGACGAGCGGGGCGCGGCCGAGCGTGCGTACGCCTCCGGTGATGTCCCGGCGCATCGGCGTCGTGGCTGCGATGCAGTCCATGGTCGGCCCCCCCTTCTCGTCGTGTGTGAACGGCTGAGAAGGAGCCTAGGGGGCGCGTGGGGCCAGCGCATCCGATTATTCAGTCGGTAGCCTTCGCGCCATGGCACGCATCCTCGTGGTCGGCGACGTCGTCGACGATGTCATCGTGCGTCCGCTCGCAGCCGTGACTCCCGCCAGCGACACCCCCGCCCGGATCCGCCGGCGCGAGGGCGGGTCCGCGGCGAACGTCGCGGCCTGGCTGGGGTGGCTCGGCGTGGACGTCATGTTCGTCGGCCGTGCCGGCGCCGACGGCGCGGCGCGGCACACCGAGTCGCTCGGGCGGTTCGGTGTCGAGGCGCGGATCGCGGCCGACGCCGCCGCGCCGACGGCGACGATCGTGATCACGCTGGACACGCAGGGCGAGCGCACGATGTACGTCGACCGCGGGGCCAACGCACGCCTGTCGACCAAGGACGTCCCGCTGTCGGCGTGGCGCGACGTGCGCTGGCTCCACCTGACGGGCTACTCCTTCTTCGACCCCACGACCCGGCCGGTGGTGCAGGAGCTCGTCGAGCGCGCCCACGACCGGGGGGCCGGGGTGTCGGTGGACCCGGCGTCGTTGGCGTTCCTGCGCGACTGCGGCGTGGACCGCTTCCTCGAGTGGACCCGCGGTGCGGACGTGGTGCTGCCGAATCTCGACGAGCTGCGGTTCATGGCCTCGGAGCAGGATCCCGACCGCGCGGTCGCCGAGCTCGCGCGGTTCTACCCGGCGGTCGTAGCGACCCTCGGCGCCACCGGCTCGCTGCAGATGTCCCCCGACGGGTTCCACGTCCGCCAGCGGGCCGAGCAGGCCGAGGTGCGGGACCTGACCGGTGCCGGCGACGCGTTCGCGGCCGGCTACCTCTCGGGAGTCGTGGACGCGCTCGACCCGCAGGCCGCGATGCGCCGCGGTGCGGAGACGGCCGCGGTCGCGGTCACGCGGACCGGGGCGCGCCCCCCGTACCCGGAGCGCTGACGGCCGCGCAGTCGTGCGCGAGCGGGCTCGGCTCAGGGTCGCCTGCGGGTGTCCCAGGGGCGGCTCAGGGTTGCTGGGGGATCCTCCCCGATGGGATCCGGCGCTCCCCGAGCGGACGCTGGAGACATGGATGAGACAACGCTGAGCACGAGGCCGGGGGCGGCGACATCATGATCCGCGCCCGAGGACTGACGAAGACGTACGGCGACAAGGTCGCGGTCGACCAGGTGGACTTCACCGTCGAGCCGGGCCGTGTCACCGGGTTCCTGGGCCCGAACGGGGCCGGGAAGTCGACGACGATGCGCATGATCCTGGGACTCGACGCACCGAGCGCAGGCACCGTGAGCGTCAACGGGCACCGCTACGCCGAGTCGCCGGCACCGCTGCGCGAGATCGGAGCGCTGCTCGAGGCCGGCGCGCTCCACCCGGGTCGCTCCGCGCGGGACCACCTGCGGTGGCTGGCGGCCAGCAACGGCATCGGAGCCCGGCGCGTGACCGAGGTGCTCGACCTCGTCGGGATCTCCTCGGTCGCCGACGAGCGCGCAGGGCGCTACTCCCTCGGGATGGGCCAGCGCCTCGGGATCGCGGCCGCCCTGATCGGCGACCCTCCGGTCGTGGTGCTCGACGAGCCGGTCAACGGGCTCGACCCCGAAGGCATCCGCTGGGTCCGCGCGCTCGCACGCCGCCTCGCGGACGAGGGCCGCACGGTCTTCGTGTCGAGCCACCTGATGTCGGAGATGGCTCTCACCGCGGACCACCTTCTGGTGATCGGACGCGGTCGGATCCTGGCGGACTGCTCGACGGACGCCTTCATCGCGCAGCACTCCGCGTCGTACGTCCGGCTGCGCACCCCGGACCTGGCCGAGGCCGCCGCGGTGCTGGAGCTCACCGGCGCCGACGTCGCCCGCGTCGACGGGGAGCTGCGGGTGCAGAACCTGGACCCGAGCGGCGTGGGGGACCTGCTCCACTCCGCCGGTCACCGCATCCACGAGCTCACCCTGGTCCGATCGTCGCTGGAGGAGGCGTTCATGGCGCTGACCGCGTCGAGCGTCGAGTACGAGGCGAAGCAGGAGGTGGCGGCATGAGCACCGCGACGACACGGGAGCGTACGCAGGTGAGCACCCCGGCGTACCGCGCGACGTTCCGCGACGTGCTGCGCGCCGAGCGGATCAAGCTGCTCAGTGTCCGGTCGACCTGGTGGACGCTCGTGAGCCTGGTCGTGCTCGGGGCTGGTCTGACGATCCTGATGTGCTGGGGCAACGCGGACTGGCTCGCCTCGGACGAGGCCGACGAGTCACCGGGCTCCTTCATCACCTGGGGCATGATGATCGCCCAGGTCACGGCGGTGGTGCTCGGCGTGCTCGCGGTGACGAGCGAGTACGCGACCGGGATGATCCGCACGACGTTCGCAGCCGTGCCGAAGCGTGGCCACGTGCTGTGGGCGAAGGCGCTGCTGGTGAGTGCGGTGCTGTTCGTGGCGGGGACGCTGACGGCGCTGGCCGGCTACCTCGGCGGGAACTACTTCCTCGACCGCGAAGGTGTCGGGCTGGCCCTGGAGGGCGATGTCCTGCGTGCGATGTACGGCTCGGGCCTGTACCTCGCGGGGCTCGGGCTGCTCGCCCTCGCCGTGGGCTTCCTGCTGCGGCACACGGCCGGCGCGATCACGATCGTGATCGCGGTCGTGTTCGTGGTCGGCAACATGGTGATGCTGGTCCCGGGCGACCTCGGGCTGTTCCTGGAGCGAGCCATGCCGGGCAACGCCGGCGCGGTGATCGCGTCGCCGGTCCCGTTCAACCCGAACCTGTGGGAGGCGTGGCCGAGCTTCGGGGTGTTCGCCGCGGAGGTCGCGGTCCTGCTCGGCCTGGCCGCGCTGGCAGTCCGCCGACGCGACGCCTGACCCCGCCCGTACCGACCCGGATTCGTCGACTTGCGGCGCGAACCGCGCCTCCGGATCCGACCGGAACTCGACGAATCGGGGTCGGTGCGTGTGTCAGGGGTGCGGGTGACCCTTGCCCTCGTCGTCGACGTGGACGTTGGACTCCTCGGCGATCGCCTCGTTCTCCTCCGGCGTCGCGGGCGACGGGGAGTCGAGCGGCGCGTGCTCCGGCCGGTCCATCACCGCGGTCGCCGTGCCGGCCATCGTCGCCTCCGTCGCGGCCTCCGCCTCACCGGGCTGCGTGGCCGGATCGGTGTCGCCCGCACGCTTCACGCCGGCGAGCAGCAGCTGCGCCACGTCGAGCACCTCGACGTCCTCGCGCGCCTCGCCGTCGGCCTGCTTCGCGGTCAGGCCGTCGGACAGCATGACGCGGCAGAACGGGCAGCCGACCGCGATCTGGTCCGCGCCGGTGTCGATCGCCTCCTGCGTGCGGTTCAGGTTGATCCGCTCGCCGAGGGTCTCCTCCATCCACATCCGGGCGCCGCCGGCACCACAGCAGAACGACCGCTCGGAGTTGCGCGGCATCTCCGCGAACTCGGCGTTCGGGATCACGTTGAGCAGCTCGCGCGGCGCCTCGTACACCTGGTTGTGGCGGCCGAGGAAGCACGGGTCGTGGTACGTGATCTTCTTGCCCGCGACCGAGCCTGCGGCCGGTGCGACCGGGGTCAGCCTGCCCTCGCGGACGAGCCGGTTGAGCAGCTGGGTGTGGTGCACGACCTCGAGCTCGACGCCGTACTCGGCGTACTCGTTCTTGAGCGTGTTGAAGCAGTGCGCACAGGTGGAGACGACCTTCTTGACGTTCGTCTCCTTGAACACCTCGGCGTTCTGCATCGCGAGCTGGGCGAACAGGATCTCGTTTCCGGCGCGGCGGGCCGAGTCGCCCGTGCAGGTCTCACCGTCGCCCAGCACGGCGAAGGTCACGCCGGCGGTGTCGAGCAGCTCGGCGACGGCCTGCGTCGTCTTCTTCGCGCGGTCCTCGTACGCGCCGGCGCACCCGACCCAGAACAGCCAGTCGACCTCGGACAGGTCCTCGACGTCGACGCCGACCTGCTTGACCTCGAAGTCGAGGTCCTTGGCCCAGTCCATCCGGTTCTTCGGGGACATGTTCCACGGGTTCCCCTTGCGCTCGAGCCCCTTGAAGATGTTGTTGAGCTCGGTGGGGAAGTTCGACTCGACCAGGACCTGGTAGCGCCGCATGTCGACGATGTGGTCGACGTGCTCGATGTCGACGGGGCACTGCTGGACGCAGGCGCCGCAGTTCGTGCAGGACCACAGCACGTCCGGGTCGATCACGCCGTACATGTCGGCGTCGCCGATCAGCGGGCGCTCGAGCTCGGCGGTCTGCTGCTCGGTCCGGGCGTCCTCGGCGACGTCGAGCATCGGGATCTTCTCGTACGCGTGGTCGCGCAGCCCCATCATCAGGAGCTTCGGCGAGAGCGGCTTGTCGGTGTTCCAGGCGGGGCACTGGCTCTGGCAGCGACCGCACTCGGTGCAGGTGGTGAAGTCGAGGATGCCCTTCCAGGAGAAGTCCTCGACCTTGCCGACACCGAGCTTGCCGAACGCCTCCTCGTCCATGTCCTCGAGCGTCTCGAGGTCGAGCGGTGCGCCGTCGATCATCAGCGGCTTCGCGCCGCCGAGCGCGGTGCCGCCGTCGTCCTCGCGCTTGAACCAGATGTTGAACCAGGCGGTGAACCGGTGCCAGGCGATGCCCATCGTGATGTTGCGGGCGATCACCAGGAGCCAGACCATGGCGAGCGCGATCTTGAACATCGCGATGAAGTAGATGATGTTCTCGAGCGACTCGTGCGACGACGGGTACATCGGCGTCATCCACGAGCTGATCGGGAAGTGCGCGCGGGTGGCGTACTCGCCGCCGAGCCTGTACTCCGCGGCCCGGATGAACAGGATCGCCGCGCCCTCGAGCAGCGCGAGGATCTCCACGAAGTACGCCTGCCAGAAGCTCGACCCGAAGAACCGGCTGCCCCGCTGGAGGCGACGGGGGTGCTTGACCTGGCGGTAGACGATCAGCGCGACGATCCCGATCGTGCTGAGCAGGCCGATGAACTCGGCGAACCACTCGTACGGGTACCAGTGGCCGAAGACAGGCCAGACCCACTCGGGATCGAAGAGCTGGAAGTACGCGCCCGCGACCGCCGTCGACAGGAACAGGAAGGCCGCGAAGACGAACCAGTGCATGATGCCGATCCAGGTCCACTGGAGCATCCGCGTGTGGCCGACGGTCTCCTTGAGCATCGTCCAGGTGCGCCCGGACGGGTTGCCCGTACGGCCCGGTGCCGGGGCACCCTTGCGCATGACGGAGGTCATGTCGAGGACGGCCTTCACCAGGATCGGGATGGTGACGACGGTCAGCCCGAGGGACACGACGATCGCGAGGACCTGCATCGTTTCGGCTCCTGCAAGCAGAGTGTAGGTTTCAGCGCACCTTAGCCCCTGCCGCGCCGGGCCCGGGGGTAAGGTGACCCCAAGATACTACTCGTGGGTAACTTCAGGAAGGCGGGCGCGCCGCGTCCGCAGGCTCGGCGAATGCGGCCTCGCCCTCGACCGGCGTCAGCGGCGCGGCGATCAGCGGGAACGCGGCGACCACCGCGAAGGTCGCCGCGAACCCGGCGGTCGCGACCAGGGCGCCGAGCACGGGCGGCACCGCCGAGGCCGCGAGGTACTGGCCGGTGTTCTGCGCGCCCAGCGCACGGCCCGACCAGTAGGGTCCCGCGTGCTCGGCGATCGCCGTGTAGGCGAGACCGTTGTCGGCGACGGTGACGACCGTGGCGGCGACGAGCAGGACGACGGCGGCGACGTCCCAACCGAGCCGGTCGGTCACGGCGAGCCCGAGCATGGTCGCCGAGGCGAGCAGCGCGATCCAGCGCATCGGGCGCAGCCGGCTCCCGGCCAGGTCGGAGACCTGACCGGCGCCGATCCGGCCGAGTGCGCCGAGCAGCTGCATCCCGGCGACGAACGCGCCCGCGACACCGGCCGCCCAACCCAGGTCGCCGACGAGCCAGACCAGCGCGAACGTCCAGACCGTGAACTGCGGAATCACCAGCAGCATCGACGCGAGGTGGATCCGCACGAGATAGCCACCGCCGTACGGGTGGGTGAGCGCTCCGGCCCTGCTGGCCTCGGCGCGAGGCGGGCGAGGCGGGTCGGCGAGGAGGGCGGCGCAGCCGAGGGCAGCGAGGGTGGCGACACCCGCCGGCACCCAGAGGGCCGCGCCGACGCCGAGAGCGAGCGACAGCGGAGCCATCGTCGCGGCGCCGAGTCCGACGCCGAGGGGCTGCGCCATCTGGCGGACGCCCATCGCGAGGCCCCGGCGCCGCGGCGGGAACCATCCGGCGACCATCCGTCCCGACGCGGCCGACGTGCTGGCTGCGAACGCGCCGCCGACGAGCAGGAGCGTCCCGAGGGCGATGGTGTCGTCGGCCTCCAGGGCGGCGAGCGCGGCGGTGAGCGCGGTGCCGGCGGTGCCGATCACCAGCACGATCCGTTCGCCGAACGCGTCGGCGGCTGCGCCCCACGCGACCAGGGTGAGCATCGTGCCGATCAACGGCATCGCCGCGATCGTCCCGGCCTGGGCCAGGCTCGTACCCGACTCGTGCATCGCCGGGATGAGGAACGCGATGCCGTGCCCGAAGCAGGCGCCGGCGGCCTGCGAACCGGTCGCCACGGCGAGGATCACCCACGGGCGCGGCGCTTCGTCCATATCGTGAGACTCCGATCTCGTAATATGGTCAGCGTACGCGTGCTTGGGTCCGCGTGCACCCTTGGCTATCCTGGCCAGAGGCAGGGCCCATTCGACGGTCGGGGCGCAAGCACAGTCCCACACCACCGGATGGTCGAGGCGCGAGCGCAGCGAGCGATCGAGGCCCCGCCTCCGGACGAGCGCGACGTACCCGGTGAGGCGAAGACGGCGCAGTGCACACCGCACAGCCAACCGCTCACCAAGGAGTCATCGTCATGGCATGGATCGTTCTGGTCGTCTCCGGCGTCCTCGAGGCCGTCTGGGCCACCGCGCTCGGCAAGTCCGAGGGCTTCACCCGGCTCGCCCCGAGCGTCGTCTTCGGCGTCGCCCTCGCCGCGAGCATGGTCGGCCTGGCGTACGCGATGCGCTCGCTGCCGACCGGCACCGCGTACGCCGTCTGGGTCGGGATCGGCGCCTCGCTCACCGTCGTGTGGGCGATGGCGACCGGCGAGGAAGCGGTGAGCGCGCTGCGCGTGCTGTTCCTCGTCCTGATCGTCGGCGGTGTCGTGGGCCTGAAGGCGGTCCACTGACGCCGGCCGCGTCGGTGCCGGCTCGCCCGGCTCCCGCCGCGCCGGCGCGGGGCAGACTCCGATCCGCCCCGCGTCGCACTCCGGGCGGGCGCGGGGCAGACTCCGTAGCCAACTGGGAACTCCTGCACCGGGCGACGGAAACCGTCGTCGCCGAGTGCGGAGATGCCCAGCCGGCTACGGAGACCGTCAGGCGCACGAGCGTGCGGGGACGGCGTCTGGAGCCGGAGCGGAGTCAGCCGGTGAGCAGACCGAGGTGGCCGAGGGCCTGACGCAGCAGCGCGCCGCGGCCGCCCTCCATCTCGCCCGCGACCGCGTCGCTCGCAGCCTCCTCCGGGCTGAGCCACGACAGCTCCAGCGCGTCCTGGCGCGGCTCGCACTCGCCGGAGACCGGCACGACGTACGCCAGTGCGACCGCGTGCTGGCGTACGTCGGAGAACTGCGACACGCCCGGCCAGGGGAAGTACTCGGTGACGGCGAACGGCACCGTGCTGACCGGCAGGACCGGGAACGCAGTCGGCCCGAGGTCCTTCTCGAGGTGGCGCATGAGCGCGTCGCGGACGCGTTCGCCGTGCATCACCCGGCCGGACACCAGTGACCGGGTGATCGCTCCGGTCTCGGTGGAGCCACGGAGCAGGAGTCCGATCTCGGTCACCAGGCCGTCGGGATCCATCCGGACCGGGACGGCCTCGACGTACAGCATCGGGACCCGCTTGCGGGTCTCGTCGAGGTCGTGGTCCGACAGCCAGCCGGGGTTCGGGTCGGGAGTGCGTACCGTCATGCTCCGATTGTGTCGGACCCGCGAAACGCGCGTCGGACGTACCGTGAACCCGTGGAGGCAACGGTCGCGCTGCGCAGCCCGGCCGGCCGCTGGCTGCTGCTGGCGACCGTGCTCGGGTCCAGCATCGCGATGCTCGACGCGACGGTGGTCAACGTCGCGCTCCCCACGATCGGGGACGACCTCGACGCCGACGTCGCCGCGCTCCAATGGGTCGTCAACGGCTACACGCTCGCTCTCGCGTCCCTGATCCTGCTCGGCGGAGCACTCGGCGACCGGTTCGGGCGCCGGCGGATCTTCGTGCTCGGGGTGACCTGGTTCGCGGTCGCGTCACTGCTCTGCGGGATCGCTCCGACGGTGGAGACGCTCGTCGTCGCACGCGTGCTGCAGGGCGTCGGAGGCGCCCTGCTCACCCCGGGCAGCCTGGCCCTGATCTCGGCATCGTTGCGGCGCGACGACCGTGGGGCGGCCATCGGCGCGTGGTCCGGCCTCAGCGGCGTCGCGACCGCGATCGGTCCGCTGGTCGGGGGCTGGCTCGTGGAAGCGGTGACCTGGCGTGCCGTGTTCCTGATCAATCTG harbors:
- a CDS encoding NUDIX hydrolase family protein, whose protein sequence is MTVRTPDPNPGWLSDHDLDETRKRVPMLYVEAVPVRMDPDGLVTEIGLLLRGSTETGAITRSLVSGRVMHGERVRDALMRHLEKDLGPTAFPVLPVSTVPFAVTEYFPWPGVSQFSDVRQHAVALAYVVPVSGECEPRQDALELSWLSPEEAASDAVAGEMEGGRGALLRQALGHLGLLTG
- a CDS encoding pseudouridine-5'-phosphate glycosidase; translation: MKIASEVAEALSQHRPVVALESTIISHGLPRPRNLDAARDFEAILRERDVVPATIAVVDGEPHIGLDASALERIALDESVAKVSVRDLPVAMATGRSGATTVASTAYLAAKAGIRVFSTGGLGGVHRGAERTFDESADLPVLARTPITVVSAGVKSILDIPATLERLETLSITVLGYRTDEFPSFWLTSSGEQLDWSVPDAATVAGVMAANDELGRDGAVLVANPLPLADQLDPQVHDSALAQALGEVERDGISGKDVSPYLLARIVELTQGSSLEVNLEIAANNIRVGAQIATAWSARR
- a CDS encoding VOC family protein, which encodes MTARLNPYLSFRDQAREAMEFYQSVLGGELTSSTFAEFQASDDPAEADKIMHSQLETEAGFTLMAADTPSSMPYEVGNNFSVSLSGDAGDSEMLHRYWDGLVDGGAATMPLAVAPWGDEFGMLTDKFGVAWMVNIAGPA
- a CDS encoding MFS transporter — encoded protein: MDEAPRPWVILAVATGSQAAGACFGHGIAFLIPAMHESGTSLAQAGTIAAMPLIGTMLTLVAWGAAADAFGERIVLVIGTAGTALTAALAALEADDTIALGTLLLVGGAFAASTSAASGRMVAGWFPPRRRGLAMGVRQMAQPLGVGLGAATMAPLSLALGVGAALWVPAGVATLAALGCAALLADPPRPPRAEASRAGALTHPYGGGYLVRIHLASMLLVIPQFTVWTFALVWLVGDLGWAAGVAGAFVAGMQLLGALGRIGAGQVSDLAGSRLRPMRWIALLASATMLGLAVTDRLGWDVAAVVLLVAATVVTVADNGLAYTAIAEHAGPYWSGRALGAQNTGQYLAASAVPPVLGALVATAGFAATFAVVAAFPLIAAPLTPVEGEAAFAEPADAARPPS
- a CDS encoding DMT family transporter, with protein sequence MAWIVLVVSGVLEAVWATALGKSEGFTRLAPSVVFGVALAASMVGLAYAMRSLPTGTAYAVWVGIGASLTVVWAMATGEEAVSALRVLFLVLIVGGVVGLKAVH
- a CDS encoding ABC transporter ATP-binding protein, producing MIRARGLTKTYGDKVAVDQVDFTVEPGRVTGFLGPNGAGKSTTMRMILGLDAPSAGTVSVNGHRYAESPAPLREIGALLEAGALHPGRSARDHLRWLAASNGIGARRVTEVLDLVGISSVADERAGRYSLGMGQRLGIAAALIGDPPVVVLDEPVNGLDPEGIRWVRALARRLADEGRTVFVSSHLMSEMALTADHLLVIGRGRILADCSTDAFIAQHSASYVRLRTPDLAEAAAVLELTGADVARVDGELRVQNLDPSGVGDLLHSAGHRIHELTLVRSSLEEAFMALTASSVEYEAKQEVAA
- a CDS encoding ABC transporter permease subunit: MSTATTRERTQVSTPAYRATFRDVLRAERIKLLSVRSTWWTLVSLVVLGAGLTILMCWGNADWLASDEADESPGSFITWGMMIAQVTAVVLGVLAVTSEYATGMIRTTFAAVPKRGHVLWAKALLVSAVLFVAGTLTALAGYLGGNYFLDREGVGLALEGDVLRAMYGSGLYLAGLGLLALAVGFLLRHTAGAITIVIAVVFVVGNMVMLVPGDLGLFLERAMPGNAGAVIASPVPFNPNLWEAWPSFGVFAAEVAVLLGLAALAVRRRDA
- a CDS encoding carbohydrate kinase family protein, which codes for MARILVVGDVVDDVIVRPLAAVTPASDTPARIRRREGGSAANVAAWLGWLGVDVMFVGRAGADGAARHTESLGRFGVEARIAADAAAPTATIVITLDTQGERTMYVDRGANARLSTKDVPLSAWRDVRWLHLTGYSFFDPTTRPVVQELVERAHDRGAGVSVDPASLAFLRDCGVDRFLEWTRGADVVLPNLDELRFMASEQDPDRAVAELARFYPAVVATLGATGSLQMSPDGFHVRQRAEQAEVRDLTGAGDAFAAGYLSGVVDALDPQAAMRRGAETAAVAVTRTGARPPYPER
- a CDS encoding rRNA adenine N-6-methyltransferase family protein, with translation MPAGSRRSWGWHALADPFAAALVADADVRPGQLVVDLGAGDGAITRHLVDAGARVLAVEKHPRRAAALRERFDGSGVTVVPADLRDLRLPRRPFRVVANPPFSLTSASLRLLLAPGSALVGAHLVLQRQAARTIVERGVAVRRAGRWRFELGRTLPRRAFTPRPRVDTVVLVVRRR
- a CDS encoding (Fe-S)-binding protein, producing the protein MQVLAIVVSLGLTVVTIPILVKAVLDMTSVMRKGAPAPGRTGNPSGRTWTMLKETVGHTRMLQWTWIGIMHWFVFAAFLFLSTAVAGAYFQLFDPEWVWPVFGHWYPYEWFAEFIGLLSTIGIVALIVYRQVKHPRRLQRGSRFFGSSFWQAYFVEILALLEGAAILFIRAAEYRLGGEYATRAHFPISSWMTPMYPSSHESLENIIYFIAMFKIALAMVWLLVIARNITMGIAWHRFTAWFNIWFKREDDGGTALGGAKPLMIDGAPLDLETLEDMDEEAFGKLGVGKVEDFSWKGILDFTTCTECGRCQSQCPAWNTDKPLSPKLLMMGLRDHAYEKIPMLDVAEDARTEQQTAELERPLIGDADMYGVIDPDVLWSCTNCGACVQQCPVDIEHVDHIVDMRRYQVLVESNFPTELNNIFKGLERKGNPWNMSPKNRMDWAKDLDFEVKQVGVDVEDLSEVDWLFWVGCAGAYEDRAKKTTQAVAELLDTAGVTFAVLGDGETCTGDSARRAGNEILFAQLAMQNAEVFKETNVKKVVSTCAHCFNTLKNEYAEYGVELEVVHHTQLLNRLVREGRLTPVAPAAGSVAGKKITYHDPCFLGRHNQVYEAPRELLNVIPNAEFAEMPRNSERSFCCGAGGARMWMEETLGERINLNRTQEAIDTGADQIAVGCPFCRVMLSDGLTAKQADGEAREDVEVLDVAQLLLAGVKRAGDTDPATQPGEAEAATEATMAGTATAVMDRPEHAPLDSPSPATPEENEAIAEESNVHVDDEGKGHPHP